Proteins encoded together in one Candidatus Deferrimicrobium sp. window:
- the rplF gene encoding 50S ribosomal protein L6: MSRIGKKPVVVPTGVKVEAVNGVLTVTGKKGQLSRPIPGKLAVEVKDGTATVVLLDKDAENLYGMYRTILANMVQGVTDGFLRTLEIVGVGYKAESKGGALHLALGYSHPVVFPLPAGVTAQVEANTVIKLSGFDKELLGETAARVRMLRKPDVYKNKGVRYRGERLIKKVGKAAGK, from the coding sequence ATGTCGAGAATCGGTAAAAAGCCCGTAGTCGTTCCCACCGGAGTCAAGGTGGAAGCAGTAAACGGAGTGTTGACCGTCACAGGGAAAAAGGGCCAGCTTTCCCGCCCGATCCCGGGTAAGCTCGCGGTCGAAGTGAAGGATGGAACGGCGACGGTCGTTCTTCTCGACAAGGACGCCGAAAACCTCTACGGCATGTACCGGACGATCCTGGCCAATATGGTGCAGGGCGTTACGGACGGCTTCCTGCGAACCCTCGAGATCGTCGGCGTGGGCTACAAGGCCGAGTCCAAAGGGGGCGCACTTCACCTGGCCCTGGGATACTCCCACCCGGTCGTTTTTCCACTGCCGGCGGGAGTGACGGCGCAGGTCGAGGCGAACACCGTGATCAAGCTGAGCGGGTTCGACAAGGAACTGCTCGGGGAGACGGCCGCCCGGGTCCGGATGCTCAGGAAGCCGGACGTGTACAAGAACAAAGGGGTCCGCTACCGCGGCGAACGGCTGATCAAGAAGGTAGGGAAGGCGGCGGGCAAGTAG